The Episyrphus balteatus chromosome 4, idEpiBalt1.1, whole genome shotgun sequence genome includes a window with the following:
- the LOC129919911 gene encoding synaptotagmin-7 isoform X1 codes for MSGLGPAACWLAHKRIESWSRMAKERVGAVRRIPVEHSSEDNPSTPPPMTPSSISSTTSGIGGSVSGGSYDLSNDSSGEECNLTREAQAIQPLASVPAHTVNTEMLRGPLEMSPSPLHMHLQHQSKSFPPRLQRTPSVSSQSSIDSAPSRQSGHRGSSPQIRTFGPDGRSSLPSDHGLPHISRSPSPMRTISLDARCCSPAAPHHDLCDIRNSSPSQSSLASMAGGSAGSICLQSPKVGRCLSPLLIPPRSQPGGVDPGCGPASPLGALQPDLYTRQDGPMYLTAPESSPALGRLHLRVKYDYHLFDLTVHLIEAHNLCPIEEGGFRDPYVRLMLLPGVDERKRQTHIHRGESNPYFDQHFKFPVSRDQLQGKELILQVLDYDRYSHNDIIGEVRVLIDELDLSKSIEIWGDLLRIKKPPEDRPELLLSLNYLPQAERLTVVIMKAKNLDSMQEPYVKLYLIQNGKRVKKKKTSNGKSDDPSNPIWNEAFTFNLPSSGMQSAALEIYVVTTGGEANAIGSCGIGPQENGPGRQHWHDMIHNARKPTAMWHYLR; via the exons ATGAGTGGCCTAGGCCCAGCTGCATGCTGGCTAGCTCACAAACGGATAGAATCTTGGTCACGCATGGCCAAGGAACGAGTTGGTGCTGTCCGAAGAATACCTGTCGAACATAGTTCGGAAGATAATCCATCGACACCGCCACCAATGACACCATCATCGATTTCATCGACAACCAGCGGTATTGGTGGCAGTGTTAGTGGGGGAAGTTATGATCTGTCAAATGATTCTTCAGGAGAG GAATGTAACTTAACTAGAGAAGCACAAGCAATCCAGCCATTAGCATCGGTTCCAGCCCATACAGTTAACACTGAGATGCTTCGAGGTCCATTAGAAATGAGCCCTAGCCCATTGCATATGCACTTACAGCATCAAAGTAAATCATTTCCACCACGACTGCAGCGAACGCCATCTGTGTCGAGTCAAAGTAGTATAGATAGTGCTCCATCAAGACAATCG gGACATCGTGGTTCATCACCACAAATTCGAACGTTTGGACCAGATGGAAGAAGCTCATTGCCATCCGATCATGGACTACCACAC ATTTCCCGCTCGCCAAGTCCAATGCGTACAATCAGTTTAGACGCGCGTTGCTGTTCACCAGCTGCCCCACATCATGACCTTTGTGACATTCGAAACTCATCACCATCGCAGAGTAGTTTGGCATCAATGGCTGGCGGCAGTGCGGGCAGCATTTGTCTGCAAAGTCCAAAGGTAGGTCGTTGTCTATCGCCACTTTTGATACCACCTCGATCTCAGCCAGGTGGAGTTGACCCTGGATGTGGTCCGGCTTCACCGTTGGGCGCTCTGCAACCAGATTTGTATACTAGACAAGATGGGCCAATGTATTTGACTGCACCCGAATCGAGTCCAGCTTTGGGTAGATTGCATTTGAGAGTGAAATATGACTATCATTTGTTTGATTTGACTGTGCATCTTATTGAAG CTCATAATCTCTGTCCAATCGAAGAGGGTGGATTTCGAGATCCTTATGTAAGGCTGATGCTTTTGCCAGGTGTTGATGAACGCAAACGACAAACCCATATTCATCGTGGCGAATCGAATCCGTATTTTGatcaacattttaaatttcctGTTTCGAGAGATCAGCTACAAGGAAAGGAGTTGATTTTACAAGTTTTGGACTATGATCGGTATTCGCACAATGATATCATCGGGGAAGTGAGAGTATTAATTGATGAGTTGGATTTGTCCAAGTCTATTGAG ATTTGGGGTGACCTTCTGAGAATTAAAAAACCCCCAGAAGACCGACCAGAACTTTTGCTCTCTCTCAACTATTTGCCCCAAGCAGAACGTTTAACTGTGGTTATAATGAAAGCAAAGAATCTTGATAGTATGCAAGAGCCCTATGTTAAG TTGTATCTGATTCAAAATGGTAAACGcgtcaaaaagaagaaaactagCAATGGCAAATCGGATGATCCATCCAATCCAATTTGGAATGAGGCATTTACATTTAATTTGCCATCATCTGGAATGCAAAGTGCTGCACTtgag atatatgTTGTAACAACTGGCGGTGAGGCAAATGCAATTGGTAGCTGTGGCATTGGACCACAAGAAAATGGTCCTGGACGTCAGCATTGGCATGATATGATACACAATGCCCGTAAACCCACCGCAATGTGGCATTATCTAAGATAA
- the LOC129919911 gene encoding synaptotagmin-5 isoform X2, producing MSGLGPAACWLAHKRIESWSRMAKERVGAVRRIPVEHSSEDNPSTPPPMTPSSISSTTSGIGGSVSGGSYDLSNDSSGEECNLTREAQAIQPLASVPAHTVNTEMLRGPLEMSPSPLHMHLQHQSKSFPPRLQRTPSVSSQSSIDSAPSRQSGHRGSSPQIRTFGPDGRSSLPSDHGLPHISRSPSPMRTISLDARCCSPAAPHHDLCDIRNSSPSQSSLASMAGGSAGSICLQSPKPGGVDPGCGPASPLGALQPDLYTRQDGPMYLTAPESSPALGRLHLRVKYDYHLFDLTVHLIEAHNLCPIEEGGFRDPYVRLMLLPGVDERKRQTHIHRGESNPYFDQHFKFPVSRDQLQGKELILQVLDYDRYSHNDIIGEVRVLIDELDLSKSIEIWGDLLRIKKPPEDRPELLLSLNYLPQAERLTVVIMKAKNLDSMQEPYVKLYLIQNGKRVKKKKTSNGKSDDPSNPIWNEAFTFNLPSSGMQSAALEIYVVTTGGEANAIGSCGIGPQENGPGRQHWHDMIHNARKPTAMWHYLR from the exons ATGAGTGGCCTAGGCCCAGCTGCATGCTGGCTAGCTCACAAACGGATAGAATCTTGGTCACGCATGGCCAAGGAACGAGTTGGTGCTGTCCGAAGAATACCTGTCGAACATAGTTCGGAAGATAATCCATCGACACCGCCACCAATGACACCATCATCGATTTCATCGACAACCAGCGGTATTGGTGGCAGTGTTAGTGGGGGAAGTTATGATCTGTCAAATGATTCTTCAGGAGAG GAATGTAACTTAACTAGAGAAGCACAAGCAATCCAGCCATTAGCATCGGTTCCAGCCCATACAGTTAACACTGAGATGCTTCGAGGTCCATTAGAAATGAGCCCTAGCCCATTGCATATGCACTTACAGCATCAAAGTAAATCATTTCCACCACGACTGCAGCGAACGCCATCTGTGTCGAGTCAAAGTAGTATAGATAGTGCTCCATCAAGACAATCG gGACATCGTGGTTCATCACCACAAATTCGAACGTTTGGACCAGATGGAAGAAGCTCATTGCCATCCGATCATGGACTACCACAC ATTTCCCGCTCGCCAAGTCCAATGCGTACAATCAGTTTAGACGCGCGTTGCTGTTCACCAGCTGCCCCACATCATGACCTTTGTGACATTCGAAACTCATCACCATCGCAGAGTAGTTTGGCATCAATGGCTGGCGGCAGTGCGGGCAGCATTTGTCTGCAAAGTCCAAAG CCAGGTGGAGTTGACCCTGGATGTGGTCCGGCTTCACCGTTGGGCGCTCTGCAACCAGATTTGTATACTAGACAAGATGGGCCAATGTATTTGACTGCACCCGAATCGAGTCCAGCTTTGGGTAGATTGCATTTGAGAGTGAAATATGACTATCATTTGTTTGATTTGACTGTGCATCTTATTGAAG CTCATAATCTCTGTCCAATCGAAGAGGGTGGATTTCGAGATCCTTATGTAAGGCTGATGCTTTTGCCAGGTGTTGATGAACGCAAACGACAAACCCATATTCATCGTGGCGAATCGAATCCGTATTTTGatcaacattttaaatttcctGTTTCGAGAGATCAGCTACAAGGAAAGGAGTTGATTTTACAAGTTTTGGACTATGATCGGTATTCGCACAATGATATCATCGGGGAAGTGAGAGTATTAATTGATGAGTTGGATTTGTCCAAGTCTATTGAG ATTTGGGGTGACCTTCTGAGAATTAAAAAACCCCCAGAAGACCGACCAGAACTTTTGCTCTCTCTCAACTATTTGCCCCAAGCAGAACGTTTAACTGTGGTTATAATGAAAGCAAAGAATCTTGATAGTATGCAAGAGCCCTATGTTAAG TTGTATCTGATTCAAAATGGTAAACGcgtcaaaaagaagaaaactagCAATGGCAAATCGGATGATCCATCCAATCCAATTTGGAATGAGGCATTTACATTTAATTTGCCATCATCTGGAATGCAAAGTGCTGCACTtgag atatatgTTGTAACAACTGGCGGTGAGGCAAATGCAATTGGTAGCTGTGGCATTGGACCACAAGAAAATGGTCCTGGACGTCAGCATTGGCATGATATGATACACAATGCCCGTAAACCCACCGCAATGTGGCATTATCTAAGATAA